One segment of Drosophila gunungcola strain Sukarami unplaced genomic scaffold, Dgunungcola_SK_2 000076F, whole genome shotgun sequence DNA contains the following:
- the LOC128264681 gene encoding WD repeat-containing protein 7, producing the protein MVSTNLVVPVVLWGPTAPTHCISSVFLSDDQFTLVTGCYDGQICLWQVEPTTLKMSPRCLLVGHSAPVLCLVRASLLPENNFLVSSSENGEMCTWDLTDGKCMEAVKLPQVHTQIQSYHTANSEDVRLFCIGYYAEIMVMDPFSLEVIYVLSSKVKPDWISAIHVLRPMRRKDDVVLAITTTGTVKVWTLTGNENKHAEPIYENESKEIRCLNAITMNCCAQNQRTVLLVCTKYWQIYDAGDFTVLCSVIAPARERWQGGDFITSDRVMLWTDEGKGYLYKLPANCIPDNKEFHSKSVVRDAPYLYYVLQHAGDKVLSCPPAMKLLQGAGGQHNLLRGDSEGYISVWNVPEVPLDNISILQAKQMPPRVLKPHVCTSLVEAWSIMDPPPVGILDQLSRITESPVKLTSSIYLPQQSRLVIGREDGSIVIVPATQTVMMQLLVGIKQNFSDWPSHQILYGHRGRVNCLLCPSMIHSRYEKSHLLSGGIDFAVCLWDLYSGSLLHRFCVHAGEITQLLVPPESCSPRILKCICSVASDHSVTLVSLQERKCVTLASRHLFPVVTIKWRPLDDFLIVGCSDGSVYVWQMETGHLDRVLHGMLAEEVLSACDEQAEDGGSGGGGGGSGSNGASASEMGMANPAVHFFRGLKSRNMNAIRHATQRGINQLQQLQGHNQGNFDFLMKHRSNPLVIQGLRTNPKDAESHILFFDIEGLIFELHSEEYAQMTPATLESLGVHLQNPKDGKSMHLDASKKIGDFFSKVKNKAVDVEKILKDKDKHGLVQKFKEKTEIVEKKVQAKVESLQKAVEPHEEQQDLKSKIASKMEVTHVMEVAQLLLSLLHSWGLDPHLDKMCETRLGLLRPIVPISYGVLSKAGYMSLLLPTWQNNYAIPPGIQLPSSSKKRPLPEELQRLEHLTAVFTSRLHWELSTTLTTNHILALVAMSNTLLSMSAASFLPDSEKHKKLQRLAQRTDSTLSNEEEREELMAHHVSQIKHAWSLLATHHCFLLPDKIEALEPKKFKRPQVEMMVKRWQHHCIEIREAAQQILLGELTRMGKKGRKQLVESWAQYLPLYTHTEPIVGAQQQLALISQPASGGSASGSGGNGGGVGTAASAGGGTGTGVGGNVSGGDAHQDEDYEEEEEEIIRKPSSLSELKRKQTTAVILLGVIGAEFGQDISQDSPNHRGSISLATGANLTSGVAGGERRKSSVVEGFGIANNLARLTSMALAHLLYAPPSPKLPQYTPLRRAAIDLLGRGFTVWEPYLDVSKVLLGLLEISCEGKAVPNLNYKLPLTPQADACRTARHALRLIATARPAAFITTMAREVARYNTMQQNAQSINTPLTQSVLHKAKGEILQCVEMLIDKMQSEIAGLLVEVMDIALHCVDSNELKSRGLAELCPAICKFNQISHCAQTRRIAVGANSGNLAIYELRQNKCQMIPAHTHPITSLAFSPDGKYLVSYSCAENRLSFWQTSTGMFGLGQSQTRCTKGYSTAPIPDVSRLNPMRLAKLVWINNRTVTLMLADGSETRFNV; encoded by the coding sequence ATGGTGAGTACCAATCTGGTGGTGCCAGTGGTGCTGTGGGGACCCACGGCGCCCACTCACTGCATCTCGAGCGTGTTCCTCTCGGACGATCAGTTCACCCTTGTCACCGGCTGCTACGATGGCCAGATCTGCCTGTGGCAGGTGGAGCCCACCACATTGAAGATGTCGCCTCGGTGCCTGCTGGTGGGCCACTCGGCTCCGGTTTTGTGCCTGGTGCGGGCCTCACTCCTGCCGGAGAACAACTTTCTGGTCAGCTCGTCGGAGAACGGCGAGATGTGCACCTGGGACCTCACGGACGGCAAGTGCATGGAGGCGGTTAAGCTGCCGCAGGTGCACACCCAGATCCAGAGCTATCACACGGCCAACAGCGAAGATGTGCGCCTCTTCTGCATTGGCTACTACGCCGAGATCATGGTCATGGATCCCTTCAGTCTGGAGGTGATCTACGTGCTCAGCTCGAAGGTCAAACCGGACTGGATTTCCGCCATTCACGTGCTGCGTCCCATGCGCCGCAAGGATGACGTAGTGCTTGCCATCACCACCACCGGAACCGTGAAGGTGTGGACCCTCACTGGGAACGAGAACAAGCACGCGGAGCCCATTTACGAGAACGAGTCCAAGGAGATCCGCTGCCTGAATGCCATAACCATGAACTGCTGCGCCCAGAACCAGCGCACCGTTCTCTTGGTTTGCACGAAATACTGGCAGATCTACGATGCCGGCGACTTCACCGTGCTCTGCTCCGTGATTGCGCCGGCGAGGGAACGCTGGCAGGGCGGCGACTTCATCACCTCGGACCGGGTCATGCTGTGGACGGACGAGGGCAAGGGTTATCTGTACAAGCTGCCCGCCAACTGCATTCCGGACAACAAGGAGTTCCACTCGAAGAGTGTGGTCAGAGATGCTCCGTATCTATACTATGTGCTGCAGCATGCGGGCGACAAGGTTTTGTCGTGCCCGCCAGCCATGAAGCTGCTCCAGGGCGCCGGGGGTCAGCACAATCTGCTGCGCGGCGACTCCGAGGGCTACATCTCGGTATGGAATGTGCCGGAGGTGCCACTGGACAACATAAGCATACTGCAGGCCAAACAGATGCCGCCGCGCGTCCTCAAGCCGCATGTGTGCACCTCGCTGGTCGAGGCATGGTCCATCATGGACCCGCCGCCCGTGGGCATCCTGGACCAGCTGTCCCGCATCACGGAGTCGCCGGTGAAGCTCACCTCGAGCATCTATCTGCCGCAGCAGAGTCGCCTGGTGATCGGACGCGAGGACGGCAGTATAGTCATTGTGCCGGCCACCCAGACGGTGATGATGCAGCTGTTGGTGGGGATCAAGCAGAACTTCAGCGACTGGCCCTCGCATCAGATCCTGTACGGCCATCGTGGCCGGGTCAACTGTCTGCTCTGCCCCTCGATGATTCACTCGAGGTACGAGAAATCCCATCTGCTCTCCGGCGGAATTGATTTCGCCGTCTGCCTGTGGGATCTGTACAGCGGCAGTTTGCTGCATCGGTTTTGCGTCCATGCTGGGGAGATCACCCAGCTGCTGGTGCCGCCGGAGAGCTGTAGTCCCCGGATCTTGAAGTGCATCTGTTCGGTGGCCTCGGATCACTCGGTCACCCTGGTTTCCTTGCAGGAGCGCAAGTGTGTGACCCTGGCCAGCAGACATCTGTTCCCGGTGGTCACCATCAAGTGGCGCCCGCTGGATGACTTCCTCATCGTGGGCTGCTCCGATGGCAGTGTGTACGTGTGGCAAATGGAAACGGGACACCTGGATCGCGTGCTCCACGGCATGCTGGCTGAGGAAGTGCTTTCCGCTTGCGACGAGCAAGCAGAGGATGGCGGTTcgggtggcggcggcggcggtagTGGATCCAATGGTGCATCCGCCAGCGAAATGGGCATGGCCAATCCAGCAGTGCACTTCTTCCGCGGCCTCAAATCGCGCAACATGAACGCCATTCGCCATGCCACCCAGCGCGGCATTAACCAACTGCAGCAGCTTCAGGGTCACAATCAGGGAAACTTCGACTTCCTGATGAAACATCGCAGCAATCCGCTGGTGATCCAGGGACTGCGCACCAACCCCAAGGATGCTGAGAGCCACATTCTCTTCTTTGACATTGAGGGATTGATTTTCGAACTGCACAGCGAGGAATACGCACAGATGACACCGGCCACCTTAGAATCTCTTGGTGTCCACCTGCAGAATCCCAAGGATGGCAAATCCATGCATCTGGATGCCAGCAAGAAGATCGGTGACTTTTTCAGCAAGGTCAAGAATAAGGCCGTGGATGTGGAGAAGATCCTGAAGGACAAGGACAAGCACGGGCTGGTGCAGAAGTTCAAGGAGAAGACGGAGATTGTGGAGAAAAAGGTGCAGGCCAAGGTGGAGAGCCTGCAGAAAGCAGTGGAGCCgcacgaggagcagcaggattTAAAGAGCAAGATCGCCTCCAAGATGGAGGTCACGCACGTGATGGAGGTGGCCCAGCTGCTGCTCTCGCTGCTTCATTCCTGGGGCCTCGATCCACATCTGGACAAGATGTGCGAGACGCGGCTGGGCCTACTGCGACCCATTGTGCCCATCTCGTACGGTGTGCTCTCGAAGGCCGGTTACATGTCCCTGCTGCTGCCCACGTGGCAGAACAACTATGCCATACCGCCGGGCATTCAGCTGCCCTCCAGCTCCAAGAAGCGTCCGCTGCCAGAGGAGCTGCAGCGGTTGGAGCACCTCACCGCCGTCTTTACATCCCGTCTGCACTGGGAGCTGAGCACCACGTTGACCACCAATCACATTCTCGCCCTGGTGGCCATGTCCAACACTCTGCTCTCGATGAGCGCCGCCTCCTTTCTGCCGGACAGCGAGAAGCACAAGAAGCTGCAGCGGCTGGCCCAGCGCACCGACTCCACGCTGAGCAACGAGGAGGAGCGCGAGGAGCTGATGGCCCACCATGTCTCGCAGATCAAGCACGCCTGGAGTCTGCTGGCCACCCACCACTGCTTCCTGCTGCCGGACAAGATCGAGGCCCTGGAGCCAAAGAAGTTCAAGCGACCGCAGGTTGAGATGATGGTTAAGCGTTGGCAGCATCACTGCATCGAGATCAGGGAGGCGGCGCAGCAGATTCTCCTGGGCGAGCTCACCCGGATGGGCAAAAAGGGCCGGAAGCAGCTGGTCGAGAGCTGGGCGCAGTATCTGCCTCTTTATACGCACACGGAGCCCATTGTGGGTGCCCAGCAGCAGTTGGCGTTGATAAGTCAGCCGGCAAGCGGAGGATCTGCATCCGGATCGGGTGGCAATGGTGGGGGAGTGGGCACTGCTGCCTCAGCCGGTGGcggaactggaactggagtAGGCGGCAATGTTTCCGGAGGAGATGCCCACCAAGATGAGGACTACGAAGAGGAAGAAGAGGAGATAATACGCAAACCATCCAGCTTGTCGGAGCTAAAACGGAAGCAAACGACCGCTGTTATACTTTTAGGTGTCATTGGAGCTGAATTCGGTCAAGATATATCGCAGGATTCGCCGAATCACCGTGGAAGCATTAGCCTGGCCACAGGTGCCAATCTAACCAGCGGTGTGGCTGGCGGAGAGCGCAGGAAATCCAGTGTGGTGGAAGGTTTCGGCATAGCCAACAACCTGGCCCGCCTCACCTCGATGGCCTTGGCTCACCTGCTGTACGCCCCGCCGTCTCCCAAGTTGCCACAATACACACCACTGCGGCGGGCAGCCATCGATCTGTTGGGGCGCGGATTCACAGTCTGGGAGCCGTACCTGGATGTGTCCAAGGTGCTGCTCGGCTTGCTGGAGATCTCGTGCGAGGGCAAGGCAGTGCCGAATCTGAACTACAAACTACCACTGACCCCACAGGCGGATGCCTGCCGCACGGCCAGGCACGCCCTGCGCCTGATAGCCACCGCCCGGCCGGCGGCCTTCATCACCACAATGGCCCGCGAGGTGGCCAGGTACAACACGATGCAGCAGAATGCCCAGTCCATTAACACGCCTCTCACCCAATCGGTGCTGCACAAGGCCAAGGGCGAGATCCTGCAGTGCGTGGAGATGCTGATCGACAAGATGCAGTCGGAGATCGCCGGCCTGCTGGTGGAGGTGATGGACATAGCCCTGCACTGCGTCGACAGCAACGAGCTGAAGAGTCGTGGCCTGGCGGAGCTGTGTCCGGCCATCTGCAAGTTCAACCAGATCTCGCACTGCGCCCAAACGCGTCGCATTGCCGTCGGCGCGAATAGTGGAAATTTGGCCATCTATGAACTACGGCAGAACAAATGCCAGATGATTCCGGCGCACACGCATCCCATCACCTCTCTGGCCTTCTCGCCTGATGGCAAGTACCTGGTCTCGTATTCCTGCGCCGAGAACCGCCTCTCCTTCTGGCAGACCTCGACGGGGATGTTCGGATTGGGACAGTCGCAGACGCGCTGCACCAAGGGCTACTCCACCGCGCCCATTCCGGATGTGTCGCGCCTGAATCCGATGCGACTGGCCAAGCTGGTGTGGATTAATAATCGCACGGTAACCCTTATGCTGGCCGATGGCTCCGAGACGCGATTCAATGTCTAA
- the LOC128264685 gene encoding ER degradation-enhancing alpha-mannosidase-like protein 2, whose amino-acid sequence MQQQMTTRPYALILILLLLATVAASGQKQYSKARKLELREDVRRMFQHAYEGYLRHAANYDELRPLTCDGHDTWGSYSLTLIDALDTLATMGNFSEFRRVALLLEEKMNFDRDINVSVFETNIRIVGGLLSAHLLSKRAGIELEQGWPCQGPLLRLAEDVARRLLPAFDTNTGMPYGTVNLRYGVPKGETSVTCTAGVGTFLIEFGTLSRLTGNSIYEEVAMQAVHALWAYRSPIGLFGNHIDVQSGRWTALDSGIGAGVDSLFEYLVKASVLLNRPELLELFHEARAAIDKYMRKEDWYVWVGMNKGHVTLPVFQSLEAFWPGILSIIGDTEPALRTISRYIGVWKKYGFLPEFYNIAAGEASPNREVYPLRPELIESAMYLYRATKNEYLLELGEHMLETLEFSAKTKCGYATIRNVVTHEKENRMESFFLAETSKYLYLLFDEENFLHNDGSGGELLSTEDDVCVVQAGAYIFNTEAHPMDMSAIHCCHANKEDIYASLDLQRFSPRAIFERSRERQVTAQEQWMPQCHPENYEYYYKEPEPNIQGQAQEAGRAGAATTTMAVDIEVFDEFQQPAGDLLVSNFERIREERELNESLQRSEVPRNQLTVSDLDEFFAQRRENFASASDAFNYVQAFMGNYTMDVAFIRGLQLYDGNVSSVLGTGAQKEYESRMRSLWQLYELEQQFAANIRLIQGLGLLTFQADSERMRSRLAEMLDSLDRPAHLEEEQDAQDLQELQPRVVNSSSSSPQLGNIREVIIQARNAYALAMVNATAMQEFAIRIYLSGTAEAGVRIHPLLEPAELVQEERMRPLKLAEERALFSYARRIVDFRKRMADTVDRLQTLMQDIPPGKSKETDTQATKADASTVYAQTEAKQKAKKLETKKQPQTQIRKEKLTEEGSGSGSGQEESGGSVWSQFVQTILRKTTVQRVKFDEDVLLEKTRKALEKHARKELPHHLFACHRPQYIEGFAYRDFYPEAL is encoded by the exons ATGCAGCAGCAGATGACCACAAGACCGTATGCCCTGATCCTGAtcctcctgctgctggccACCGTCGCGGCCAGCGGTCAGAAGCAGTACTCCAAGGCGAGGAAGCTGGAACTGAG GGAGGATGTGCGCCGCATGTTCCAACATGCATACGAGGGCTACCTGCGACACGCCGCCAATTACGACGAGCTGCGTCCTCTGACCTGCGACGGTCACGACACCTGGGGCAGCTACTCCCTGACCCTGATCGACGCCCTGGACACGCTAGCCACAATGGGCAACTTCTCGGAGTTCCGGCGCGTTGCCCTGTTGCTCGAGGAGAAGATGAACTTCGACAGGGACATCAACGTGTCTGTGTTCGAGACGAACATTCGCATCGTTGGCGGCCTGCTCTCGGCGCATCTGCTCTCCAAGCGAGCTGGCATCGAGCTGGAGCAGGGATGGCCCTGCCAGGGACCTCTGCTCCGACTCGCCGAGGACGTGGCCCGGCGTTTGCTGCCCGCATTCGACACAAACACGGGCATGCCGTACGGCACGGTGAATTTGCGCTACGGCGTGCCCAAGGGAGAGACCTCCGTGACGTGTACGGCGGGCGTGGGCACCTTCCTCATCGAATTCGGCACCCTGAGCCGGCTAACCGGCAACAGCATCTACGAGGAGGTTGCCATGCAGGCGGTCCATGCCCTCTGGGCCTATCGCTCGCCCATTGGGCTCTTTGGCAACCATATCGACGTGCAGAGTGGCCGCTGGACAGCCCTAGACTCGGGCATCGGAGCGGGCGTGGACTCCCTGTTCGAGTATCTCGTTAAGGCATCCGTGCTGCTAAATCGGCCGGAGCTCTTGGAACTATTTCATGAGGCACGTGCGGCCATCGACAAATACATGCGCAAAGAGGACTGGTACGTGTGGGTGGGCATGAACAAGGGCCACGTCACCCTGCCCGTTTTTCAGTCCCTAGAGGCCTTCTGGCCCGGCATCCTCAGCATCATTGGCGACACGGAGCCGGCACTGCGCACCATTTCGAGGTACATTGGTGTGTGGAAGAAGTACGGCTTCCTGCCGGAGTTTTACAACATCGCGGCGGGAGAGGCATCGCCGAATCGGGAGGTCTATCCCCTGCGGCCGGAGCTGATCGAGTCGGCCATGTACCTCTACCGGGCCACAAAGAATGAGTACTTGCTGGAGCTGGGCGAGCACATGCTGGAGACGCTCGAGTTTAGTGCGAAGACCAAATGCGGATATGCAACG ATCCGCAATGTGGTCACCCATGAAAAAGAGAATCGCATGGAGTCGTTCTTCCTGGCCGAAACGAGCAAGTATCTTTATCTCTTGTTCGACGAGGAAAACTTCCTGCACAACGATGGCTCTGGCGGCGAGCTACTGTCCACCGAGGATGATGTGTGCGTGGTGCAGGCTGGTGCCTACATTTTCAACACAGAGGCCCACCCCATGGACATGTCGGCAATCCACTGCTGTCACGCCAACAAAGAGGACATATACGCCTCACTGGACCTGCAGCGCTTCAGTCCACGGGCGATCTTCGAGAGAAGCAGGGAGCGCCAGGTGACGGCGCAGGAGCAATGGATGCCGCAGTGTCATCCGGAGAACTACGAATATTATTACAAGGAGCCGGAGCCGAATATACAGGGGCAGGCACAAGAAGCAGGAAGGGCAGGAgcagccaccaccaccatgGCCGTGGACATTGAGGTGTTCGATGAGTTTCAGCAGCCCGCCGGCGATCTTCTAGTGAGCAACTTCGAGCGGATACGCGAGGAGCGGGAGCTGAACGAGAGCCTGCAGAGATCAGAGGTGCCACGTAATCAGTTGACCGTCAGTGATCTGGACGAGTTCTTTGCCCAGCGGCGGGAGAATTTCGCCAGCGCCTCCGACGCATTTAACTATGTGCAGGCCTTCATGGGCAACTACACGATGGACGTGGCCTTCATCCGAGGCCTGCAGCTGTACGATGGCAATGTCAGTAGTGTCCTGGGCACAGGTGCCCAAAAGGAGTACGAGTCCCGCATGAGATCTCTATGGCAGCTGTACGAACTAGAGCAGCAGTTTGCGGCCAATATCCGGCTGATCCAAGGCTTGGGTTTGCTCACTTTTCAGGCGGACAGTGAGCGGATGCGCAGTCGCTTGGCGGAGATGTTGGACAGCCTGGATAGGCCAGCGCActtggaggaggagcaggatgCGCAGGATCTCCAGGAACTTCAGCCGAGAGTGGTCAATtcttcgtcgtcgtcgccCCAGTTGGGTAATATTAGAGAAGTAATTATACAGGCGCGCAATGCCTATGCCTTGGCCATGGTCAATGCCACGGCGATGCAGGAGTTCGCCATCCGCATCTACTTGAGTGGGACCGCGGAGGCCGGCGTTCGCATTCACCCGCTGCTGGAACCCGCCGAGCTGGTGCAGGAGGAACGGATGAGACCTCTGAAGCTGGCGGAGGAGCGGGCGCTCTTCAGCTATGCCCGGCGAATAGTGGACTTTCGGAAACGAATGGCTGACACAGTGGACCGGCTGCAAACGCTCATGCAAGACATTCCGCCGGGCAAGAGTAAAGAGACAGATACTCAAGCCACCAAGGCGGATGCGTCCACTGTTTACGCTCAAACGGAAGCCAAGCAGAAGGCGAAGAAGTTGGAAACGAAGAAGCAGCCACAAACCCAGATTAGAAAGGAGAAGCTGACGGAGGAGGGCTcaggatcgggatcgggacaAGAGGAGTCCGGCGGCTCAGTGTGGTCACAGTTTGTGCAGACCATACTGCGCAAGACCACAGTGCAACGGGTCAAGTTCGACGAGGACGTGCTGCTGGAGAAGACGCGCAAGGCGCTGGAGAAGCACGCCCGCAAGGAGCTGCCGCACCACCTGTTCGCCTGCCACCGGCCCCAGTACATTGAGGGCTTCGCCTATCGGGACTTCTACCCGGAGGCGCTGTAG
- the LOC128264706 gene encoding uncharacterized protein LOC128264706 isoform X1: protein MKSKLETTDEAEEDGEGQDHHDGDPKPLPYNFEKELIEGSNRHIRLYETFVPVSQVYPLTRKFYAQFEQRQPPDPLRYLRHTWPEKQLERQRELVKAVPLLESQVYGWLPLQSGERATGLNFLQAPKLRCGMTVHGERLIAERITERPPFNGLRFLLH from the exons ATGAAATCGAAGCTTGAAACCACCGACGAAGCCGAGGAGGATGGCGAGGGGCAGGATCATCACGACGGGGATCCAAAGCCGCTGCCCTACAACTTCGAAAAGGAGCTGATCGAAGGGTCCAACCGACACATCCGACTCTACGAAACCTTTGTTCCAGTGAGCCAAG TTTATCCCCTAACCCGGAAGTTCTACGCCCAGTTCGAGCAGCGTCAGCCGCCGGATCCATTGCGCTACCTGCGACACACTTGGCCGGAGAAGCAATTGGAGCGTCAGAGGGAGCTGGTGAAGGCGGTCCCGCTGCTGGAATCCCAGGTTTACGGCTGGCTTCCGCTCCAAAGCGGAGAACGGGCCACCGGTCTGAATTTTCTACAGGCCCCAAAACTGCGCTGCGGAATGACTGTTCACGGAGAGCGATTGATCGCGGAGAGGATTACGGAGCGACCCCCTTTCAATGGGCTCAGGTTTCTGCTCCACTAA
- the LOC128264706 gene encoding uncharacterized protein LOC128264706 isoform X2, translated as MTKELKLVNIRLRFFRFHSDTKIKTLILGLVYEVYPLTRKFYAQFEQRQPPDPLRYLRHTWPEKQLERQRELVKAVPLLESQVYGWLPLQSGERATGLNFLQAPKLRCGMTVHGERLIAERITERPPFNGLRFLLH; from the exons ATGACTAAGGAATTGAAATTGGTGAACATTCGACTtcgtttttttcgttttcactccgacactaaaataaaaacattaattttggGTTTAGTTTATGAAG TTTATCCCCTAACCCGGAAGTTCTACGCCCAGTTCGAGCAGCGTCAGCCGCCGGATCCATTGCGCTACCTGCGACACACTTGGCCGGAGAAGCAATTGGAGCGTCAGAGGGAGCTGGTGAAGGCGGTCCCGCTGCTGGAATCCCAGGTTTACGGCTGGCTTCCGCTCCAAAGCGGAGAACGGGCCACCGGTCTGAATTTTCTACAGGCCCCAAAACTGCGCTGCGGAATGACTGTTCACGGAGAGCGATTGATCGCGGAGAGGATTACGGAGCGACCCCCTTTCAATGGGCTCAGGTTTCTGCTCCACTAA
- the LOC128264703 gene encoding uncharacterized protein LOC128264703 isoform X1 — protein MAHSKKAHKAAREANAQKSAETKTDSKPEEAKKAQNPGDHNVGSPTGDQFLESLLQTLYKSWLQVRRLAEFAMTELGGNEFLEAIAAWCARNPHIAICLVAGGLVFMLPFLIIFGFGIATMLMTFTGLLVLEGTLLTIVSMVFFACLGGFAIIVPLFGVAAVAAYFGFAQVYGLYDGMERHKSALVKFVRNQRRTYDSPPSSPPATISEEPTSTS, from the exons ATG GCTCATTCCAAGAAGGCGCACAAAGCCGCCAGAGAAGCGAATGCCCAGAAGTCTGCGGAAACGAAAACGGATAGCAAACCTGAAGAGGCCAAAAAGGCTCAAAACCCAGGCGATCATAACGTAGGATCGCCCACGGGCGACCAGTTCCTTGAAAGTTTGCTCCAGACTCTCTACAAGTCAT GGCTTCAGGTGCGTCGCCTGGCGGAGTTTGCGATGACCGAGCTGGGTGGAAATGAGTTTCTGGAGGCCATTGCGGCTTGGTGTGCCCGGAATCCGCATATTGCCATATGCCTGGTGGCCGGCGGTCTCGTCTTCATGCTACCCTTTCTAATAATCTTTGGTTTCGGAATAGCCACCATGTTGATGACTTTCACGGGTCTGCTGGTGCTAGAAG GCACTCTTCTCACCATCGTGTCCATGGTTTTCTTCGCCTGCCTGGGCGGATTCGCCATTATTGTTCCTCTTTTCGGTGTCGCAGCTGTGGCTGCCTACTTTGGATTTGCCCAGGTCTACGGACTTTACGATGGCATGGAGCGGCACAAGAGCGCTCTGGTTAAGTTTGTAAGGAACCAACGGAGGACCTACGATTCACCGCCCTCGTCGCCGCCTGCAACCATTTCCGAGGAACCCACCTCAACTTCATAA
- the LOC128264703 gene encoding uncharacterized protein LOC128264703 isoform X2 — translation MTELGGNEFLEAIAAWCARNPHIAICLVAGGLVFMLPFLIIFGFGIATMLMTFTGLLVLEGTLLTIVSMVFFACLGGFAIIVPLFGVAAVAAYFGFAQVYGLYDGMERHKSALVKFVRNQRRTYDSPPSSPPATISEEPTSTS, via the exons ATGACCGAGCTGGGTGGAAATGAGTTTCTGGAGGCCATTGCGGCTTGGTGTGCCCGGAATCCGCATATTGCCATATGCCTGGTGGCCGGCGGTCTCGTCTTCATGCTACCCTTTCTAATAATCTTTGGTTTCGGAATAGCCACCATGTTGATGACTTTCACGGGTCTGCTGGTGCTAGAAG GCACTCTTCTCACCATCGTGTCCATGGTTTTCTTCGCCTGCCTGGGCGGATTCGCCATTATTGTTCCTCTTTTCGGTGTCGCAGCTGTGGCTGCCTACTTTGGATTTGCCCAGGTCTACGGACTTTACGATGGCATGGAGCGGCACAAGAGCGCTCTGGTTAAGTTTGTAAGGAACCAACGGAGGACCTACGATTCACCGCCCTCGTCGCCGCCTGCAACCATTTCCGAGGAACCCACCTCAACTTCATAA